The Nostoc sp. 'Lobaria pulmonaria (5183) cyanobiont' DNA window TTTGCAGCCCACAGGTTTTATCTCATGCAGCGTATGAGTATTACAAGTCATCACTTTTCAATGAAGTTGTAGCGATAAGCACTTTGGTTGTGACAAATAATATTTTTTGGTATGACGGCAAATTAATTCACTCTCAAACCCTAGAATTAAACATTAACGATCCGGGTTTACTTTATGGCGCAACTGTTTTTACAACATTGCGGGTTTATCAGAACTCCCTAGATAATAATTTAACTAATTGGCAAGCACACTGCGATCGCCTACTTTCCTCAGTACAATCTTTTGGTTGGAAGCAACCAGATTGGAACCGTCTACGTCAAGGCGCTCAAACTCTTCTGGCACACTTCCCCGTTCTCAGAATTACCCTCTTTCCCGATGGACGAGAGTGGATAACTGGCAGATTCTTACCGCCAGATTTGACAGAAAAACAAAATAATGGTATTTTGTGCGCTGTTGCAAGTTCAGAATTTTATCGCTCTCTCCCTTCTCATAAAACTGGAAACTATTTGAGTGCTTGGTTGGCAAAAACTAGCTTAGATGCTCAAGAAGCAATATTAGTCGATGCTGAAGGAAATTGGCTAGAAACCAGTACAGGCAACCTTTGGGGATGGTGCGATCGCAGTTGGTACACGCCGCCAATAAAAGCCGAAATTTTGCCGGGAATTGTGCGATCGCAACTTGTAAACTGGTTGCAAAACCACCAGCAGCCAGTGCGAGAAGAAACTTGGAGCGTCGAGTTAGTCCAGAGATTTGAAGCGATCGCCTACACTAATAGTGTGGTAGAAATTATTCCTATTCATACCGTTCATCTGCCTTCAGGGTCGCTACAATGTAATCCCTACCATAATAGTTTTCAGCTAATAAGGGAGCTTTTTTTAGTATGACATCCACGCCAAATTTGTTATATCTTAAGATAAGTTAACATAATTCTTAATAATCACCTTTGCGATCGCAGATGCTAGGCGATGGTGCGAAAAATACCGGAGGATAGACCTTAGTGAATAAAAGATGGAGAAATGCAGGGCTGTACGCGCTCCTGTTTATTGTCGTCATTGCGCTGGGAACAGCATTTTTTGACAAACAACCCCAAAGCAGAGAAACATGGCGATATAGTCGCTTTATTCAAGAAGTTCAGCAAGGCAGAGTAGAAAAAGTCAGTTTGAGTGCAGATCGCTCTACAGCACTGGTTACACCCAAATATGACCCGGCTAAACGGATTGTTACCTTAGTCAACGATCCAGACCTAATCAATACTCTGACTTCAAAAGGCGTTGATATTTCTGTTTTGCCCCAAACTGATGAAGGATTTTGGTTTAAGGCACTAAGCAGCTTATTTTTCCCTGTATTGCTTTTGGTTGGCTTATTCTTCTTGCTACGTCGCGCTCAAAGTGGCCCAGGAAGCCAAGCGATGAACTTTGGCAAATCCAAAGCCAGAGTCCAAATGGAACCACAAACTCAGGTGACATTTGGCGATGTTGCTGGTATTGACCAAGCCAAGTTGGAATTAAACGAAGTCGTAGACTTTCTGAAAAACGCCGATCGCTTTACCGCCGTTGGTGCAAAAATTCCTAAAGGTGTGTTGTTAGTTGGCCCTCCTGGTACAGGTAAAACCCTCCTAGCTCGTGCCGTAGCTGGTGAAGCAGGTGTACCCTTCTTCTCGATCTCCGGTTCGGAATTTGTGGAAATGTTCGTCGGTGTGGGTGCATCCCGCGTCCGCGATTTGTTTGAACAAGCTAAGACCAATGCTCCCTGTATCGTCTTCATCGATGAAATTGACGCCGTAGGTCGTCAACGGGGTGCAGGTTTAGGTGGTGGTAACGATGAGCGGGAACAAACCCTCAACCAGTTGCTTACAGAAATGGACGGTTTTGAAGGTAACACTGGCATCATCATTATTGCCGCTACCAACCGTCCTGATGTCCTAGATGCAGCCCTATTGCGTCCTGGTCGCTTTGACCGTCAAGTTGTGGTAGACCGTCCCGACTATGCCGGACGCAGCGAAATCCTCAAGGTACACGCCCGTGGCAAGACCTTGGCGAAAGATGTGGACTTAGATAAAATTGCCCGCCGGACTCCTGGATTTACTGGCGCTGATTTATCCAACTTGCTGAATGAAGCCGCAATTCTGGCAGCACGCCGGAATTTGACTGAAATTTCGATGGACGAAATCAACGACGCGATTGATCGCGTATTAGCTGGGCCAGAGAAGAAAGACCGGGTAATGAGCGAAAAGCGCAAAACTTTAGTGGCATATCACGAAGCTGGTCACGCTTTAGTTGGTGCTTTGATGCCAGACTACGATCCTGTGCAGAAGATTAGTATCATCCCTCGTGGTCGCGCAGGTGGTTTAACTTGGTTTACCCCCAGCGAAGACCGGATGGACACAGGTTTATACAGCCGCGCTTATCTGGAAAATCAGATGGCTGTGGCTTTGGGTGGTCGGCTCGCTGAAGAATTAATCTTTGGTGAAGAAGAAGTTACCACTGGTGCTTCTAATGATTTACAACAGGTAGCCCGTGTTGCGCGTCAGATGATCACCCGATTTGGGATGAGCGATCGCTTAGGCCCTGTTGCCCTTGGTCGTCAACAAGGTAACATGTTCCTCGGACGGGATATCATGTCAGAGCGCGATTTCTCTGAAGAAACCGCTGCTGCCATTGATGAAGAAGTCCGCAAACTTGTAGATGTAGCCTATACACGCGCTAAAGAAGTGTTAGTGCGTAACCGCCACGTCCTAGATCAGCTAGCGCAAATGCTGGTTGATAAAGAAACAGTAGACGCCGAAGAGTTGCAAGAAATTCTCTCGAATAACGATGTGACAACCGCTGCGTTTGCCTAATTTAATCAGAAGTGATGAGTGAAAAATAATTTTTAGCTCGTAACTTTTAAAAATTTGGGGTAATTCTGGGATTTTCCAGAGTTACCCCAATTTTTTTATTTCTTGGCAAAAGCCCGACCATGAAGACCGGGCTTTTTATCCGTAATGGGGTTATATTCCCCGGAGGTTCGTTATAGAGTTTCAGTATAAATCGCTAATCTGATAAAGACTACCACCTGAGCATAATCAATTCCGGAAAATTAGAAAAATTTTTTTAGATACACCAAAATCAAAGCAGCTATAACTTTGATGAAAACCTCCGTTTAAGTTATGCAATTTGGGAAGAAGAAAAAGTTCCTATATTGGTACTGGAAGTAGTATCTCAGACTGATCGCGGAGAATACACTACTAAGAAAAACGAGTACGCAAAGCTCAAAGTCTTGTACTCTGCCGTTTATAATCCTACTCGCCACCGCAAGCAACACTTAGAGGTCTATAAATTAGTCAATAACGAGTATCAATTGCTCTCAGGAAATCCTGTTTGGCTACCAGAGGTAGGTTTGGGAATTGGCATAGAACGAGGAATATATCACGTTATCACGCGAAAGTGGCTTTACTGGTATAACGAGCAAGAACGACGTTTTACTAACGCCGGAAGAACGTGCCCAAATGCTGGCACAAAGGTTGCGCAAACTAGGTGTAGATCCTGATTCTCTCTTGTGAAAACTAGAAATAAGGGTAATTCGGAGATTTTACGAATTACCTTGATTGCAATCAATGCAAAAAAATCTATGCATTCTGTGGCACACCCCTTATAGCGATCAAATAGATAACTTTCTAAATCTCTATCGGACTAGCCTAAACAATGACTGAATACTCAACTAGTTGCTTAACTTAAACTCTGGATGTCGGTTTCAAAAATAGCCACGCCACAAAGAACGTAGCCGCTGTAAATAGTTGCGTCAAATCCAAAGCAGATAGATAGCCATCTGCAAATGAAGCAATACTGCGATCGGTAATGCCAAATACCCAGGATGAGAGGCCAAATAGCCAAATCCCATTCTTGAGATTTCCGACGAATTCTTTAGAGTCCGATCGTTTTTGATCTTTCATAATCTTCTGTTCGGTTGGTGAAAAATCTAGTGATTGATGTGAAATACCTGCCATTGGGAATTTTTCTGACTCCTGACGCTGAATTTACACCTTCTATTATTAATATTAATAAATATTTCAGCTGCTTGACTTCAGTACTCAAAGGTACATCTAATAATCATGACATTCTTTTTTTGGTTCTGTTACCTTTGATAGATGGCAAGAGGTTGAGTTCTCAGCTTTACAGCATCGAGTTTGAATACTGAGATGACATTATTTTTAAATAACCATATAAATATTTATTGATGCTTTATATAAAATCCTTCTTAGGATAGATGCGTTTCCAAAATATTTTCATATTTCAATTGTGTAGAGACTTTGTAGGAGCGTACAGCTAGCTATGCGTCCCTACAAGGAAATGAAATACTTATATTTGGATTAATCCCTTTACCCTACTCAGCACTGGCTCAACGTCCCGCTACTGCTAACAGCACTCTTTATCTCACCAACTGCATGGCAGAATTAAAAAATTGACGACACAACCCCTTCGTGATTAAAACTGTTGTCAACAAGTTAGCAAAAGCAACCATGAACATAATTAAAATTTCATAGGATACAGCATCTAGAGGTTTGACACCAGCTAATAACTGTCCGGTGGTAATTCCTGGTATTGCGACCATACCTATGAGTATCATTTGATTGAGAGTAGGAATCAATCCGGCTTTAATGGCGTCTTTGCGATACTGGCTAACTGCTTGCTCTGGAGTTGCACCTAAGCTTAAATGGGTTTCTATTTCGAGATGGCTGGAATTAATGGTGCTGACAAGGCGATCGCCTGCGATCGCAGCTGCATTGGTAGCATTACCTAAGACTATTCCTGCTAGAGGGATTATATACTGTGGTTCATACCATCTTTCTGGTTGAACGATCAAGAAGTTGATGTAAAACACTGTGACGGCGGTACTAATTAAAATTGCACCCCACACCAAAGGCAACAGATGAGGAATTTTTTGGCTGATGCGATTTCGTGCGACAATCGCCGTAATTGTCAGCATTATTGCTAATAGCGCCAAAACTGCCCAAGCATTGTCTAAAGCCAAGATGAAATCTAAAATGTATCCCAATACAAGAAGTTGTAAGATGGTTCTCCCAGTAGCAAGGGCTAGGTTCAACTCTAATCCTAATTTTTCCCAGGCAGATAAACCAATGGCGATCGCCATCAATCCCACACCAATAGCTAAATCCACGAAATCCAGCTCGATCAGATTCTGCATGGGTTCTCTATCTCGTGGTATTTTCTTCTCAAAGCAGCACACACAAGAGGAACTTTGACCAGATGTGTTGGATCTTGGTTGATATATATCACTTTCATCAATTCAAAATTCCAAATGGTACGACCTTAACATGGCAAACACCTAGTACGGCGGGCGCGGAAATAAACATACCATTTCAAATGCCGCAAGAGTTTGGAATACAATTCTTTTGACTTTTGACTTTTGAACGCCAGTTGCTTCAAGTCGGCAGAGCCGCCCAACGCACTGGCTCCTTTTAACTTCCGCCTTGCGGTACTAGTATGCCTACTATCTGTAAATTAAATGTGCAGTGGTTTACCGCACCACAATTTAAGTAAAAACCCTAATAGATGCGTATCTTGGGCGATAGTCTTTTAGTAGCTCCTCTTTGATTAACAATTCAATCAGCAAAAATTGACTGTCGAAGTGCATCCTTTGTATCTCCCGATAAAATGAGAACTCATGATCCAAAGTGTAAATCCCATCCCTGCCTTTGATATCAAGCAGCAATACACCACCATCGAAGCAGAAGTGAGTGCAGCGGTCTTAGAGGTTTTGGCTTCTGGTCGCTATATCGGCGGCCCGTTAGTCGAAGGCTTTGAACAACAGTTTGCAGCTTATAATACTGTTACTGAATGTGTGGCTTGTAATTCTGGTACTGATGCGCTCTACTTAGCGTTACGAGTCTTGGACGTTGGTGCAGGCGATGAAGTGATTACAACGCCTTTTACCTTTATTGCGACATCTGAAGTAATTAGCGCCGTGGGTGCAAAGCCTGTTTTCGTTGATATTGACGCAACTACATTTAATTTAGATGTAGAGCAAGTCGCAGCGGCGATTACACCCAACACTAAAGCGATTATCCCGGTTCATCTATTTGGACAACCTGTGGATATGACATCATTAATGGCGATCGCTCAGTCTCACAATTTGTCAATAATTGAAGATTGCGCTCAGTCTACAGGCGCGATTTGGGCCGATCAAAAAGTAGGAAGCATTGGACATATTGGTTGCTTTAGTTTCTATCCTACCAAAAATCTTGGTGGTTGCGGCGATGGCGGAGCAATAACGACTAACGATCCAGCGATCGCCACTAAACTGCGAATACTACGAGATCATGGCAGTAGAATTAGATACTTACATGAAGAAATCGGTGTAAATAGCCGTTTGGATGCTCTCCAAGCAGCCATTTTGCAGATTAAGCTACGTTATTTAGATATTTGGAACGATCGCCGCCGAGATATTGCAAACTATTACTACCAGTACCTTAGTCAAGTTCCAGGGATTGTCCCGCCCCAAGAATTACCTGGGGGTATTGGAGTATGGAATCAATATACTATTCGCATATCAGGCGAAGGGCGCAATGGTTCTAGTGCCAAATATCGAGATTGGGTACGTAGTCAATTGCAAGAACAGGGCGTGAGTTCAATGATTTACTACCCCCATCCTCTACATTTGCAGCCAGTTTATCAAAGTCTGGGTTATGAAATTGGGGACTTACCAATAGCAGAGCAAGCTTGCCATGAGGTTATATCCTTGCCTATGTTCCCAGAACTGACACAACAGCAGCAAGACCAGGTGATTTATGCCTTGAAGGATTGTTTGGGGTGAGGGAACTGGGGAATAGAGGGGCAAAGGGGCGAAGGAAAGTAATTAATAACCAATGCCCCATGCCCAATGCCCAATGCCCTACTTCTCAGTCAGCACTCTTGCAGTCGCTAAGGCTTCTACTAAGCCACGCACAGCGGCAATCATTGCGACTTCGCTGTTAAGTTGGTTGATAGCGGAACCAACACCAACACCAGCAGCACCAGCCGCGATCGCTAACGGTGCAGTAACGCTAGAAATGCCTGATGCACACAATACTGGCACTGACACCACACGAGAAATCTCAAAAGCTGCTGCCAAGGTAGGGGCAGCTTTTTCGATTAATCCTAAAGTTCCGGGGTGAACTGGGTTACTGCTAGTACCGCCTTCGGTTTGGATAATATCTGCTCCAGCTTTCACCAGTTCTTCTGCTAGCTGTACCTGTCGATCTAGTTCCAGGATGTGGGGAACGGTGACAGATAGGGTGATTTCTGGGAGGAGAGCGCGGGTTTGCTTAGTCAGTGCTAGCACTTCTAGAGCCTCAAAACGGCGTCCTTGGGCATAGAAGGAATCGAAATTCCCGATTTCAATTAAATCAGCACCAGCTGCCACTGCTTGCACAAATTTATCTGGCTCTACTGCTGAAACACAAATTGGTAAATTTGTCAAACTTTTAGCTAGCTGGACTAAAGCTGGATCGGCGGCAATATCGACAAAAGTAGCACCGCCAAAATCAGCAGCTTTAACAGTAGCAGCGACGCTAGCGGCGTCGAAGTTATTCAAACCGCTGATCACTTTGAGAACGCGGCGGTTAGTAAATGCACGTTGGAGTGTGGAATGCATCGTCATAGTTTGGCTTTTGAAGCTACGAAAATTAGGTATATTCTACCGTCCCTCAGTTAATGAGAGACTAAATCACTATGGTAGTTGCCAAATATTGATAATTTTTTGATAATTTTATTCTTACCACCACTAATCAAAGTTTTGCCATCTTTACTGAAAGCGATCGCATAAACTTCTAGTTCCATCCATCTATGTCTGTAGGGTCTTTTACCACTATCCTAGTCAAACTCTAGAGGCCACAAATCTGCAATTAGTACTTCCCATCCTGGGAGCAGTTCGGGAGCTGTTAAAATATCGCCATCACGAAGTACTATTGGCTCTTGTCCAAAATTGTAAACTTCAACAATCCGCTCATCTGGATTGAGCAAAATTCCTACCTTAGTTCCCAAACTCAGAAATTCTTGAATTTTGGCTCTCAGATCCTCTAAATTGCCGCTAGGAGATTTCACCTCTACAGTCAAATCGGGAGCCAATTGAGCAAAAGACTTGGGACTGCGACGCAAGCGTTCGGCTAAAACAAATGAAGCATCTGGTGCGCGCAAATCTGAATTGGTCAATCTGAAACCGGCGCTAGAAGCTGCTGTTCGTCCCAGTTTGCGCGGTCTAACCCAGTTACGTAACTGGGCTACCATTTCAGCTGCAACTTCATCTGATTCGTATCCTAATGGACTCATAACAATAATATTACCCTTGACTAGTTCCATACGAAAGTCAGGATGCTGTTGCTGCATTTTTTCCAAGTCTTCAAGTGTTAGGGACATAAAACCTCTAAATCACACGGTCTGTATTTATATTATGGAGAGAACAGACTTCTCTAGGTGCGATCGCCCCATGAATTCCCCTGACTTTTCACAGGATGTGGAAAGGGGAGATTGGCTTTGCTAAATGAATTTTCCTATTTATTTTCCGCGTTTACGATCAAACTTTATTTCCTGCGACTATGACTTCAGATACCAAAACCATTTTCGATATCCTGACTGATGAAGAGTCTACTATCGACTGGAACCGACTGCTGACTGAAATCCTGGTCGCTTTCGACTGTTCTACAGGTAGCATCCATACCCTAGATCGACGACGAGACAGCCAGTTATTGCACCTAAAGGCTTACCAAGGCATTCCAGAATTGCTTTTGCCTAAAATGACGGTAATTCCTATTGGTAAAGGAATGGCTGGTGTCGCCGCCGAACGCAAGCGACCCGTACAGATTTGCAACCTGCAAACCGATAAATCAGGAGTGGCTAGACCCTCAGCAAAAGAAACGAAGGTACAAGGCTCCATTACGGTGCCGCTGATGCTGAATGGCCAATTGTATGGTACTTTGGGCATTGCCAAGTCGGTTTCCTACGAATTTACTGCCAAAGAGGAAAAGACACTGATGGAGATTGGAGAGGCAATTAGCCGGAAAATCGTCAGTTAAAATCAAATACTATTATTTTTTTCAAAATACTCCATTTATCCTCCGTTTTTTTCTCCTCTGCCCCTCTGCTTACCTAAATGTATCAACCTTAAAGTGAAATGGTATAAGGGCAAAACTCATGCATTCAGGAGATTTCAGCTTAAGTTGACACCAATGCACAGATGTACCCCCCTACATGGGATGTTTTTTCACTGGAAGTCCTTAATTCAATATTCCCAAAATTTTGAGAAGAATAGAACGGGCTAAAAACTATGAACATCAAGATTAAATCATCGGCATATTTAAAAAATGACAAAAGTATGGAATAATACATAGGTGGAAAATTTAATTGCGCTCCATAGATTGATAATAAATGTAAAGCTATGATTGCTCAACATTACAACTCAATTCATGTTGAAAATAACTTGCTTAAACAAATCAAAATTAAAGAAAATCAGCTAAAAATTGCACAAGAGTCTGAGATGCTTCATGTAGCAGAAGAATTGCAGAGTCAATTATTAAAGCTACAGTCTCAATTATCAGAGCCACAAGAGCAAGACGTTGAAATTCAAGCGTTGATGAGTTTGCTAGACGATTGAAATTGTAAATTTATATTGCAAAGTTTATTGACAATACAAAACCTCTGTTATCTAAAAACAGAACATAGTAATTCTGATGCCTGGAGATGTAGGTTATGTACTACAGCTTAAGAATTAACAGGACAAGAAAGAGCCGTAGAAGGGTGATGATTCTTATTTAGATAAAACGTTGAGATTTTTGCTGAGTATGTGGTTTTTTGCTTTGCTGTACTAAATCAATCTCAAGAATAGGTTTAATTGGGCGCTGTTGCCTTTGATTAAGAATTTGAATTTCTCTCGCAATTGAATCTTTTCCTTGTCTAAAAAAGTCTTGAGAATTATATGGAACCAAGTCACGGGATAAATGTTGAGCTTGTGCTGGCGTCAAACTAGGAACTGCTTGTTGAGCATTGGCAGAAGTCTGTACAGCTATTAAAAAAGCTGTTGAAACCACCAATGGTTTGATTTTTATACATTTAGTAAATATTAGATTTAACATGATTAATACATCTGTTGCGTAAATGCAGGCTCAAATCATATTGTTTTGGTATGATTATAAACAAAGTATACTTATTCGCTTGGTAATTACCTCCTAAAAATGGATGAATTAATCAACTAAACGATTATTAGTATAGCGTGGCGTAAAACCAGTTACCATCTGAATTAGCCAAACAAGTTCTCAAGCAACTTGTTCATTGCTTGGAGTATCATGGCTGATTAATTCGTAATTGAAGGATGGAGCAACTAACTTTTATTCTGACTCCTGAATTCTTTTTCAAATTGTTTAAATTCCTCGCAACACTTGCCGAATAATATCCGATGGCACTTCATCAGTAATTGTTACTACACCAATCTCTGTTGGTAAAACAAACCGCACCTTCCCGGCTTGGACTTTCTTATCTAACTGCAACGCCTCAATAATTGCTTCAATATCTACTCCATCTGGTAACTGAGTAGGTAAACCCGCTTTTTGAATTAAAGCATTTTGACGTTCTGTGTCTTTCTTGTGCCATAGTCCCAAATCCACAGCAATTTGACCGGCTGCTACCATACCAATAGCCACTGCTTCGCCATGATTTACTAAACGATAACCAGTCAAACTTTCTACTGTATGACCGATGGTGTGTCCATAATTGAGAATTGCGCGTAATCCCCCTTCTTTCTCATCTTTGCCAACAACATCAGCTTTAGCTTGACAAGAACGCGTTAATATGCTGGTTATTAGGTCAGGTTTAACATAGCGGAGTTGGTCGAGGCGTTTACTTGCTTCCAACTGGGCAAACAATTCGGCATCCCAAATCACACCATACTTAATAACTTCTGCCATCCCTGCTCGAAACTCACGCATAGGTAGAGTTTTTAACACATCTGGGTCAATCAAAACCAAGCGCGGTTGATGGAATGCCCCAATTAAGTTTTTACCGTGGGGATGATTCACGCCAGTTTTGCCGCCAATTGCCGAATCTACCATCGCCAACAAAGAGGTAGGCACTTGGACAACATTAATACCGCGTAGCCAAGTTGCAGCCGCAAAGCCAGTCATATCGCCAATTACACCTCCGCCCAAAGCTACCATAGTAGAAGAACGTTCTAGGCGGTTTTCTAAGGCGATATCGTAGAGTTTTTGGATGGAATTGAGGGTTTTGTAGCGTTCACCAGGTGGTAGAGTGCAGCTAGCAACTTCAAATCCAGCAGATGTCAGGGATGTAATTGCTCTTTCGCCAAAATGCTTAAAAATCGTCGGATTAGAAACCAGCAATACCTTCTTGCCCAGTTTCAGACTGGCCATCTGTTGACCCAGTTGATCTAAACTTGAAGGTGCGATCGCAATCTCATAAGACTGCTCTGGTAGATTTACATTAATTACAGAAGTCATTGCCCAACCCCAAACAAGCGCCCGTGGGCTGTATTGTATCGCAATCTAGGAAATGGGCATAGGAAATTGGGGATTGGGGATTGGTAAGAACCAGGGAAGCAGGGGGAGAAGTTGCAGTAACTATTTCTCCTCTACCCGCATGGCCAATGCCCCATGCCCAATTCCCAACAACTAATGATTCAATAGATTTAGGAAGTATTCTGGAGAGCAATAAATGTTTGCAATTGTATCTTATGTCGTCTTCTTGGGTTTATTCTTTGGCTTATCTGTAGGTTTGCTGTTCGGTCTGCGGACTGCGAAGATAATTTAATCGAGAGGTATATTCAACCCAAGACTCTTGTGGGGCGGGCATCTTGCCTGCCCTCTATTTATGAATATCCTATAAAACCCTTACTTTTTCACCAAGTACACCTCGGCGAACTTGGTAAAAGTGCTGTAGGCTTTAGTCTGTCGGTACTTACTCTCTGAATGTTGACAAGAAGTTAATTGTTTTTTCCTAAAGTATTGTTACCGCATCGTGATATGATTCAGCTGACTGAATGTGCAGTCATCATATTTAACTGTACTGGTTTCAAGTCCCGTGAGCTTGTCTGACGAATCAATTGCGCCCACTCCGACAACGCAACAAGATGCTAAAACTGGTTCTGAAGACACAGAATCAGGTAACT harbors:
- a CDS encoding DUF561 domain-containing protein gives rise to the protein MTMHSTLQRAFTNRRVLKVISGLNNFDAASVAATVKAADFGGATFVDIAADPALVQLAKSLTNLPICVSAVEPDKFVQAVAAGADLIEIGNFDSFYAQGRRFEALEVLALTKQTRALLPEITLSVTVPHILELDRQVQLAEELVKAGADIIQTEGGTSSNPVHPGTLGLIEKAAPTLAAAFEISRVVSVPVLCASGISSVTAPLAIAAGAAGVGVGSAINQLNSEVAMIAAVRGLVEALATARVLTEK
- the ftsH3 gene encoding ATP-dependent zinc metalloprotease FtsH3 — protein: MNKRWRNAGLYALLFIVVIALGTAFFDKQPQSRETWRYSRFIQEVQQGRVEKVSLSADRSTALVTPKYDPAKRIVTLVNDPDLINTLTSKGVDISVLPQTDEGFWFKALSSLFFPVLLLVGLFFLLRRAQSGPGSQAMNFGKSKARVQMEPQTQVTFGDVAGIDQAKLELNEVVDFLKNADRFTAVGAKIPKGVLLVGPPGTGKTLLARAVAGEAGVPFFSISGSEFVEMFVGVGASRVRDLFEQAKTNAPCIVFIDEIDAVGRQRGAGLGGGNDEREQTLNQLLTEMDGFEGNTGIIIIAATNRPDVLDAALLRPGRFDRQVVVDRPDYAGRSEILKVHARGKTLAKDVDLDKIARRTPGFTGADLSNLLNEAAILAARRNLTEISMDEINDAIDRVLAGPEKKDRVMSEKRKTLVAYHEAGHALVGALMPDYDPVQKISIIPRGRAGGLTWFTPSEDRMDTGLYSRAYLENQMAVALGGRLAEELIFGEEEVTTGASNDLQQVARVARQMITRFGMSDRLGPVALGRQQGNMFLGRDIMSERDFSEETAAAIDEEVRKLVDVAYTRAKEVLVRNRHVLDQLAQMLVDKETVDAEELQEILSNNDVTTAAFA
- a CDS encoding aminotransferase class IV, with the protein product MTNNIFWYDGKLIHSQTLELNINDPGLLYGATVFTTLRVYQNSLDNNLTNWQAHCDRLLSSVQSFGWKQPDWNRLRQGAQTLLAHFPVLRITLFPDGREWITGRFLPPDLTEKQNNGILCAVASSEFYRSLPSHKTGNYLSAWLAKTSLDAQEAILVDAEGNWLETSTGNLWGWCDRSWYTPPIKAEILPGIVRSQLVNWLQNHQQPVREETWSVELVQRFEAIAYTNSVVEIIPIHTVHLPSGSLQCNPYHNSFQLIRELFLV
- a CDS encoding DegT/DnrJ/EryC1/StrS family aminotransferase, whose amino-acid sequence is MIQSVNPIPAFDIKQQYTTIEAEVSAAVLEVLASGRYIGGPLVEGFEQQFAAYNTVTECVACNSGTDALYLALRVLDVGAGDEVITTPFTFIATSEVISAVGAKPVFVDIDATTFNLDVEQVAAAITPNTKAIIPVHLFGQPVDMTSLMAIAQSHNLSIIEDCAQSTGAIWADQKVGSIGHIGCFSFYPTKNLGGCGDGGAITTNDPAIATKLRILRDHGSRIRYLHEEIGVNSRLDALQAAILQIKLRYLDIWNDRRRDIANYYYQYLSQVPGIVPPQELPGGIGVWNQYTIRISGEGRNGSSAKYRDWVRSQLQEQGVSSMIYYPHPLHLQPVYQSLGYEIGDLPIAEQACHEVISLPMFPELTQQQQDQVIYALKDCLG
- the aroB gene encoding 3-dehydroquinate synthase, translating into MTSVINVNLPEQSYEIAIAPSSLDQLGQQMASLKLGKKVLLVSNPTIFKHFGERAITSLTSAGFEVASCTLPPGERYKTLNSIQKLYDIALENRLERSSTMVALGGGVIGDMTGFAAATWLRGINVVQVPTSLLAMVDSAIGGKTGVNHPHGKNLIGAFHQPRLVLIDPDVLKTLPMREFRAGMAEVIKYGVIWDAELFAQLEASKRLDQLRYVKPDLITSILTRSCQAKADVVGKDEKEGGLRAILNYGHTIGHTVESLTGYRLVNHGEAVAIGMVAAGQIAVDLGLWHKKDTERQNALIQKAGLPTQLPDGVDIEAIIEALQLDKKVQAGKVRFVLPTEIGVVTITDEVPSDIIRQVLRGI
- a CDS encoding Uma2 family endonuclease, encoding MSLTLEDLEKMQQQHPDFRMELVKGNIIVMSPLGYESDEVAAEMVAQLRNWVRPRKLGRTAASSAGFRLTNSDLRAPDASFVLAERLRRSPKSFAQLAPDLTVEVKSPSGNLEDLRAKIQEFLSLGTKVGILLNPDERIVEVYNFGQEPIVLRDGDILTAPELLPGWEVLIADLWPLEFD
- a CDS encoding ABC transporter permease, with the translated sequence MQNLIELDFVDLAIGVGLMAIAIGLSAWEKLGLELNLALATGRTILQLLVLGYILDFILALDNAWAVLALLAIMLTITAIVARNRISQKIPHLLPLVWGAILISTAVTVFYINFLIVQPERWYEPQYIIPLAGIVLGNATNAAAIAGDRLVSTINSSHLEIETHLSLGATPEQAVSQYRKDAIKAGLIPTLNQMILIGMVAIPGITTGQLLAGVKPLDAVSYEILIMFMVAFANLLTTVLITKGLCRQFFNSAMQLVR
- a CDS encoding GAF domain-containing protein; the protein is MTSDTKTIFDILTDEESTIDWNRLLTEILVAFDCSTGSIHTLDRRRDSQLLHLKAYQGIPELLLPKMTVIPIGKGMAGVAAERKRPVQICNLQTDKSGVARPSAKETKVQGSITVPLMLNGQLYGTLGIAKSVSYEFTAKEEKTLMEIGEAISRKIVS
- the petL gene encoding cytochrome b6-f complex subunit PetL; the protein is MFAIVSYVVFLGLFFGLSVGLLFGLRTAKII